The Microbacterium limosum sequence CGATGCTCATCAACGTCATCGCGCGCGGCGGCGACGTCTTCGCGAACGTGCGCTCGCTCGTCTTCGACAACCACGAGCCGCGCGCGCGGCAGTACGAGCTGGCGCGCCGGGCGATCGCGATCTTCCGCACGCTGCGGGATGCCGGGATCGTCGAGTACTCGGAGGGACGCGTCCGCCTCACGGTCGATCTGCAGCCCAACTTCGCCCTGAACCAGCCGCTCTCGCCGTTCGCGCTCGCCGCGATCGAGCTCCTCGACCCCCTCGACACCCCCGGGGCGGCCGGGACGGGGCACTACGCCCTCGACGTCGTGAGCGTCATCGAAGCGACGCTGGACGACCCGCGTCCCGTGCTGTCGCAGCAGGAGTTCCGCGCCCGCGGCGAGGCGGTCGCGGCGATGAAGCGCGACGGCCTCGACTACGACGAGCGCATGGAGGCGCTCGAGGAGATCACCCACCCGAAGCCGCTCGCCGAACTGCTGACCCAGTCGTTCGAGGTCTTCGCGACCAGCCAGCCGTGGGTGCGCGACTTCGAGCTGTCCCCGAAGTCGGTCGTGCGCGACATGTTCGAGAGGGCGCTGTCCTTCGGCGAGTTCGTCTCGCTCTACCAGCTCGGGCGCAGCGAGGGGCTCGTGCTCCGATACCTCAGCGACGCGTACCGCGCGATCCGGCAGACGGTGCCCGCGGAGGCGCGCACCGAAGAGTTGCTGGATGTGATCGAGTGGCTCGGCGAGCTCGTGCGACAGGTGGACTCGAGCCTCGTCGACGAGTGGGAGGCGCTCGTGAACCCCTCGCCGGCCGAGGCCGGCGCGCCCGTCGTGCCCCCGGCCCCGCCCTCCGTGGTCGTGAACCGCCGGGCGTTCACGGTGCTCGTGCGCAACGAGATGTTCCGGCGCGTGCAGCTCGCGGCGCTGCAGAAGGACGACGAGCTGGCGGAACTGGATCCCGACGTCGACTGGCCGGCGGCGTTGGATGCGTACTTCGACGAGCACGACGAGATCCTCACCGGCGGACCCGCGCGCTCCCCGGCGCTGTGCGTCATCGACGAGACGGATGCCGCGGCATCCGGTGTGTGGCGGGTCGAGCAGACGATCGACGATCCCGCGGGCGACCACGACTGGCGCATCCGCGCCGAGGTCGACCTCGGCGCCTCGGCCGACGAGGGCACGGCGGTGGTGCGGGTGCTCGAGGTGCGCCGGCTCTGACGGCCGCTCCCGGTCTGGTGTCGCGGGCCCGCCCGGCGTAGCGTGGCCCGAAACGGACGCTTCGGGGGTGGTCGTGATGGCCCTGTTCAGACGCCGGCGGCACGAGCCCTATGCCGCCCTCAGCGAGGAGGAGCGGATGTCGCGGTACGTGTATCTGCTGAACACGCTTCCCGCCGAAGTGATCGAGAAGGCGCACGAAGCCGCGTTCCGGGAACTCTCGGTGCGTGAGCGGCGCGAGATGTTCGATCGCCTGCGACCCTTCATGTCCGTAGAGGAGCAGGCCGGGAGGCCACGACCGGCTCTCATGGCCGGCGTGCTGCGCAGGATATCCGGGGTCAACGGCGGGACGACGGTGCGCGAGCGCGACGGCTCCGGAACCGGAGCGAGCACCGGAGCGGGCACCGCCGAGGATCCCCGGCGCGCGTTCGAGGACAGCCTGCAGGCGAACGCCATCACCGCGGCGATGGCGCAGCACTTCATCCTCTCGGCCGTCGTCGTGTCGTACTTCGCGCACGGCGCGGGGGCGGGAATGCTCGCCGCGCAACCCGCGTGGGTGTCGGACCTCGCGGCGACGGACGCCGCGGGCGCCGGGCACGCGGGCGGGTACGGCGGCGAGCACTCCGCGGGGTACGGGGACGGCGGCGGATACGACGGCGGCTTCGGCGGGGGATTCGGGGGCGGCTTCGACGCCGGGGGCGGCTTCGCCTGAGGCGTGACCCCGAACGGATCGGGGCCGGATGTCGGGGCGCGTCGTTACACTCGACGGGTGCCGCCCAGCGATCCCGACTCCGCTCCGTGGGGCGAGCCCCCCGAGGAGTGGGCGCCCCCCGAGGACGCGTGGATCCCGCCCGACGACTGGGCTCCGCCGGAGGGTGACGCTCCCCCGCCCGAGGATCGGGCGCTTCTCGCGGGTGAGGCCCCGGCATCCGCCCTGCTCGCCCCGGCCCCCACGCCCACCCCGGCACGCCACGACACCCCCATCGAGGCGCTGCGCACCGTCTACGGATACGACGCATTCCGCGGCGAGCAGGCGGCCATCATCGATCACGTCACGGCGGGCGGCGACGCCGTCGTGCTGATGCCCACGGGCGGCGGCAAGAGCGTCTGCTATCAGATCCCCGCGCTCGTGCGCGAGGGCACCGGCCTCGTCGTGAGCCCGCTCATCGCGCTCATGCACGACCAGGTCGACGCCCTGCGCGCCAACGGGGTGAGCGCCGCGTACCTCAACTCCACCCAGGCCGCCGCCGAGCGCGCCCAGGTCGAGCGCGACTACCTCGCGGGCAGGCTCGACCTGCTCTACGTCGCGCCCGAGCGGCTCAACACCTCCGCGACGCAGGCGCTGTTGCAGCGCGGGCGGCTGAGCGTCATCGCCATCGACGAGGCGCACTGCGTGTCGCAGTGGGGCCACGACTTCCGCCCCGACTACCTCGGCCTCGGCGACCTCGCCGAGCGGTTCCCCGGCGTGCCGCGCCTCGCCCTCACCGCCACGGCCACCCCCGCGACCCACCGCGAGATCGCCGAGCGCCTGCGGATGCCGCAGGCACGGCACTTCGTCGCCAGCTTCGACCGCCCCAACATCCAGTACCGCATCGAGCCGAAGGTCGAGCCGCGCAAGCAGCTGCTCGCATTCCTGCGGGCGCAGCCCGAGGGCGCGGCGGGCATCGTCTACGCGCTCAGCCGCAAGAGCGTCGACCAGACGGCGCAGTTCCTCCGCACGCAGGGGATCGACGCCCTGCCGTACCACGCGGGCCTCGACGCCGGCGTCCGGGCCGCGCACCAGTCGCGGTTCCTGCGCGAGGACGGCGTGGTCATGGTCGCGACCATCGCTTTCGGCATGGGCATCGACAAGCCCGACGTGCGCTTCGTCGCCCACATCGA is a genomic window containing:
- the recQ gene encoding DNA helicase RecQ produces the protein MPPSDPDSAPWGEPPEEWAPPEDAWIPPDDWAPPEGDAPPPEDRALLAGEAPASALLAPAPTPTPARHDTPIEALRTVYGYDAFRGEQAAIIDHVTAGGDAVVLMPTGGGKSVCYQIPALVREGTGLVVSPLIALMHDQVDALRANGVSAAYLNSTQAAAERAQVERDYLAGRLDLLYVAPERLNTSATQALLQRGRLSVIAIDEAHCVSQWGHDFRPDYLGLGDLAERFPGVPRLALTATATPATHREIAERLRMPQARHFVASFDRPNIQYRIEPKVEPRKQLLAFLRAQPEGAAGIVYALSRKSVDQTAQFLRTQGIDALPYHAGLDAGVRAAHQSRFLREDGVVMVATIAFGMGIDKPDVRFVAHIDLPKSVEGYYQETGRAGRDGEPSVAWMAYGLGDVVQQRRMIDQSPGDRTYKMRLGQHLDAMLALCETVGCRRQNLLGYFGQGADPCGNCDTCLTPPETWDGLVPAQKLLSTIVRLQRERGQAFGAGHLIDILRGARTERIAQQRHDELKTYGIGADLTEQDWRSVIRQLLARGILVAQGDYGTLALSEASTGVLTGSTPVALRRDTLGRGGGGVSSRGRRAAASASLDEADQPLFEALRAWRAEEARRQGVPAYIVFGDATLRALAEHRPSSEAELGGISGIGEKKREAYGEAVLAVIAAA